In Candidatus Delongbacteria bacterium, the sequence CCTGTTTCTCCATTAAGTTCTATATTTAGGGAATTTTTTGTTCCTGGAATACTCATGCTTCTCATAATGACCTCTATCTAATTTTATATTTCAATGTTATTATTGCTAATTTACCAATTTCATCGTAATTGTGTAAATTTATTTTTATATCGCTACCAGATTTTATTTTCATTGAGTACAAACCCAAACCAGCTCCAGTTTCTCCTATCTCTCTTTTCCTTTTTAATCTTTTAGTATACTCCATTTTTAATTCTTCTTCGTTGAGTTTATTCACAAAATTAATTTTTTCTAAAAGTTTAACGGAATCATTAGTAAAGTTAATACTCTCAAAAACTATTGTATTTCCAACAAAGTTTACAGAAAAACCACCCTCTCCATCAGATTTTGTTCTAAATTTCGAGTATCTTCTTATATTTTCAACAATCTCAATGAATAGATGGAATACTCTTTTTGATACTTTTTCTGTAGAGATTTTTTCTGTGAATTTTTTAACTTTTTCTGCATTCAAGCTCATAGTGTCCAAATTAATCAATCCATAGTAGAAAAAATTTGATTCTGAATTCAGATGTTGTTTATAGATCAGATCTCTTTCCAAATTTATTGTTCCTGATTTAAATAGATTTTTTCCAAAATTTTAACAAGTTTTGGATTGTACAGCCTTATATTCCTATTTAACCAATATATGGCGTATTCAACGGAATATTTTCTTGATATATAATCATCAAAATCTATAGCAACCTTAATTATTTGGCTTCCAAGATAATTATCATTGGTTTCAGCATCTTCCAAATCAGAGTATTTATGAAATGGTACTTCGTGCATTCTGATTATCTGGGCAATTTCTTCCATTCTTGGTATTGTATTTATCAAATTAGCTCCAAATTCCGTATGAGAATAGAAGATAGAATTGTTTTTAAATTGTGAACTTTCCATCACATTATCAACGAGTGTTTTTGGCAAAGCAATATAGCCTATTAGGCACAGTATTGAAGCAACCTCAAATTTCCATACATCCGTTAACTCCATATACTTCAAAATAGAAAGAGAATAGTTTCTTATCCTGAAACTTTTCTTTAGAACTTCGGGATATGTAGTGTCTAAGATTTTATGCAGGATTTTTATTGAACTTGTTAATGTATCTTTTAAAAGAAGGCTAACCTCCTCCTCTTTAACTTCCAATTCACGTGTTGTTTTCAATAATTTTCTATTTGTGGAGTCACCAATTTTCGTTAACTTTTTTACTGTACTTAAAAGCTTGTCATAACTATTTACTAGTTTAGAGTATTCTAATTTAATCTTCTCTAGTGTTAAATCATTTCTGGCATCTATTTCATTAGCTTTTTCTAGAGTTCTAATCTCTCTGGAATATAATCTATTTAAATTATCATTATCCATTAATGCTACTTCCAAATTTAATACATATTACTGTGATATCATCATTTTGTTCTGCTTCCAACTTATGACTTTTAAGTTCGGAAAGCAATAATTTATTTAACTCAGTAACACTCATATTATGGTTTTTTGCTAATAGTTCCTTTAGATAAACAGATCCAATTTTTTTACCATCAACATTTTGTTGTCCAGAATATCCATCAGAAGTCAATACAAACAGATCACCATCAATTGGCTTTTTAGTTGTTATAGAAAAACTTTTCTCTCTTTTTTCAATTCCCCCAATAGATTTTCGATCTCCTTTAACTTCTTCAAATTCACCATCAACATCAACTATATAGAGTGGTCTTTTAGCTCCTGTAAAAGAGATTTCATTATTATTCATGTTAATTCTTACAAGTGAAACGTCCATGCCATCTCTGGTAGAATTCTCAGAGTTATCCTGTTTAAGAGCTTGTTTAACCTCCCGATTCAACTCCTCTAAAATTTCTGCTGTATCGTAGATCATTCTTTCGTTAACAATCTTATTTAGTAGAGTATTGCCAATCATTGACATGAATGCTCCTGGAACACCGTGACCAGTACAGTCCACTGCTGCGATAAAGCAATATTCTCCTGAAAGCGAATGCCAATAAAAATCACCAGAAACTATATCTTTGGGCATAAAAAGTATTGAAGTTTCAAAATATTTAGACTGCATCCTTTCAATTAAAGGTAAAATAGCACTTTGAATACGCTCTGCATAACGAATACTGGACATGATACTCTCATTTTTCTCCACTATTTCTCTATTTGCTTCAACTAACTTCTCATGAGCTATGGAAAGTTCTTTATGAGCTCTGTTTTTTATTGAATACCTGTTGTAGATCAAAAATGCAATAATAATTATAAATACTAATGCACTTAAAATATAATTCCTATATACTTTCTGCTTTTCACCATCAATAATAGCAATCTCTTTTTCCTTATCTAATACCGCGATCTGTTTATCTTTTTTCTCTGTTTCGTACAGAATTCTCAAATTCTTAAGGTTTTTAGATTGATTTTCACCAAAGAGGGAGTCTTTTAGAGAATTATAAGATTTATAATGGAACAAGGCTTTGTAATACTCTCCAGTTATTTCATATAATTTGTATAATTGATAATTTACATCTAGTTTAAGAATGTTGTCATTTAAATCCGAAGAGATAGAAGATGCATCTACAAGTACAGACTCTGCACTCTCTAGATCATTTTCAATAGAAAATATTTCAGCTATTCTGAGAAGAGTACTTGATAGACTTTTAACATCATCTATTGCATCACTAATCGATGCAGCCTGAAAAAGATAATCCTTTGCTTCATCAAATTTACCAAGATTTTTTAAAGTAACACCAATATTATTAAGAGATATCGCCTCACCAGTATAGTTTTTAGAATCCTGTTCAATTGCAAGAGATTTATTAAAATATTCTAAAGCTTCTTCATATCTCTCCATTGATGAATAAACAGATCCTATGTTGTTGTATGTATTTGCCAAACCGTGTAAATTTGATGAAATTTTATATTTTGACTCAGCTTCAACAAAGAGCTTTAATGCTGCATCATATTGCTCGTCATAAATATACACGGCCCCCATTTTCATAAGTACATTAGGCACTTCATCAGAGGACTTTAACATCTTTAGAAGTTTTTCTCCATAAATTATAGTATTTGTTAGATCATTTTTTAAAAAAGATAAATCGAAAAGTTCTTTATTGTAATATAATGAGTCTACATTTTCTAAATTTTCCTTGAGTAGATCAATCGCATTATCATATCCACCAATCTTCTTAAAGAGATCAATCAATCTTCTTAAAACTTCAGATTTTGAAGTATCAGAATATGCCATAGAAATTTTATAATAATCGATAGCAACAGAGTAATTCTCTAACGATTCTTCTTTTTTACCTAGAACAAAAAGAGAATCAGGATTGTTTACAAGATGCTGTTCTTTTATCTCTGAAAATAAACATATATCGAAACTTAATAAAAACAATACAGTCAAAGCTATTTTAATTTGTATACTCATTTTCATAATTCCCGATTATTAACAATATAATGTTTAATATGAGAATAGTACGAAATTTTTATAATTTCAAAAAATTAAGTATAAAACAACTCTTTTTAAATCTAAAGAATATGTTTGATTTTAGAAAACGGTTGACTTATACTGATATAAGTAAGAGTTGATGAATAAAAAAGATTAAGGAGTGTTTTGCATTTAGCATTAAACTTTCACTATCAGGGAAAAAATGAATAAAAATTTCGATATAGTTTTTGAAAACGACAATACTTTATGTTATGTAAAATTTCATGTAAAGCCGATTGAGTTTGACAAGAAAGAATTATATGATGAATTGGAGTTACTAAGAGTTGTTTATGGCATAGAGCATGATTTAATTAATAGTTATTTTGACATAAACAATAATATAAATCTAAAACAGAATCTATTGATAGCACAAGGTAAAAAACCAACAAAGGGTCTTGATGGAAAAGTTGAATATTTGATTAATGATACTAAAGAGATCTCTGAGGATGAAAATGGTAATATCAATTTTTACGATGTGGGTGTTATAAAAAAAATGGAGGCTGCAACTCCTGTAGTAAGAATAATTGATCCACAGTATGGTGAAGCTGGAGTTAATGTTTTTGGAAATGAAGTACCCGGACTCTTGGGAAGAAACTATCCATATGGATCGATCATGGGTGAAGGACTAGTTTTTAATGACAATGTTATTTACTCAAATAGAGATGGTTGCTATAAGAAAGACAGCAGAGGGAAGATAACAATAGCCAATGTTATTGAAGTTAGAGGGAACCTAGATTTTGAAATAGGCAACTTGGATGCTCCAGCTATAATTGTTATTCATGGGGATATACTTCCGAATTTTTCATGTGAAACGAAATATGATCTTGAAGTTTTCGGTGTTATTGAAAATGCTAGAATAAATGTTGGAGAGAATTTGATCTGTAGATCAGGTTTTGTTCAGGGCGATGAGCCGATTGATGTTGGTAAAGATATTAGAGTTAAATATATAAGTAACAGAAACAGTATCTCATGTAAAAATCTGTATGTAAAAGAGAATATTTTCTCTAGCAATATTCTGTGTAAAGGTCACCTAGAAGCAAAAAAAGTTTCTGGAGGCGAAATATGGGTAAAAAACGAGATGATTGTTAGCGAGTTGGGCAATGAACAGTTTCAAAACACAATTATAAGAATTGGTCTTGGTGAAGAAGATGCTCGAAAAATGCAAATCTATGAACAGGATATAGAATTAATTGAAAACGAAATAGAACAGATAAAAGGGGAGATAAGGATTGTTGCTAACGAGGAAAATTCTATTCAGATGGCAAGAAATAATCCTTGGAGAAAACACGATAAACTTCATAAAACAAAATTGTATAATAAGCTTGTGGAAATAAAAGAGAAGGTGAAATCTCTTGAAGAAAAAATTGATCACCTTAATGAGCAGAAAGAAAAAACTGAACAGATGTTAAAACCCTATCATCAGTTTATTAAACTTAATAAATCAAGATTGATCGTAACGGGAGAGTTGTATCCCAATGTTAAGATAATTATCAATAGTACACAAGTGTATGAAGTATCAAATCAAATGAAGAATGTTGTTATTACTCTTGATAAATTTGGTGAAATTAAACCTTTTGATAATGAAGGTGGTGTTGTGTTAAAAGGATTCAGATTTTAAAAATGAAAAGGAGGTCTGGATGAAAATTGTTGTAGTTGAACCTCTGGGTATAGATACAGAGGAGATGAAGAGTTACGAAGAGATCTTTCAGGAATTGGGTCATGATCTGGTTTTCTATGATCATAAAGTGTTTGGAGCTGATCTGGTTAAGAGAATCCATGATGCCGACATTATAGTAGTTGCAAATCAGCCTATTGATGGCTCCGTACTTAGCGAATGTTCGAATTTAAAGATGATTTCGGTTGCTTTTACCGGTGTTGATCATATTGACCTCGATTTCTGTAAATCAAAAAAAATAATGGTTTCAAATAGTGCTGGTTATTGTACTACGTCAGTTGCAGAACTTACCATAGGTCTTATGCTTTCCATTTCAAGATCAATTGTAAATGGTGATTTCCTTACAAGAAATGGTTATGATGGTAAGACTTTGACAGGATTTGAACTTAAGGGCAAAAGAGTTGGTATCATTGGAACAGGAAAAATTGGAACTGAAGTAGCTAGAATTTTAACTGCATTTGGTGTTAAAATTTTGGGGTTTGGACGAACAGAAAATAAAGAGTTTTTAAAATATGGCGAGTATTATCCTCTTGACGAAATTTTAACTACTTCTGATTTTGTTTCAGTTCACCTTCCTCTTACAAAAGCTACCGAGAACTTTCTAAGCGAAGAGATGTTGAATTTAATGAAGAGTGACGCAGTACTGATTAATACATCCAGAGGCAAAGTAGTTGATAACAATTACCTTTATCATATGCTGAAAAAAAATAAAATTCAAGCTGCTGCACTTGATGTTTTCGATGTTGAACCTCCTCTAGATACGAACACACCACTACTATCACTTAAAAATTGTGTATTAACTCCTCATATTGGTTATTCGACTAAGGAAGCGATCACGGATAGAGCTAAGATTGTTTTTAACAATATTCTTGCTTTCTTTAAAGGAGAACAGAATAATAAAATCTTATAGTTTATAAATTAAAGAGGTAGCAATATTGTTTTGCTACTTCTTAAAATGTTTTAGAATATCGTGTTACT encodes:
- a CDS encoding hydroxyacid dehydrogenase; protein product: MKIVVVEPLGIDTEEMKSYEEIFQELGHDLVFYDHKVFGADLVKRIHDADIIVVANQPIDGSVLSECSNLKMISVAFTGVDHIDLDFCKSKKIMVSNSAGYCTTSVAELTIGLMLSISRSIVNGDFLTRNGYDGKTLTGFELKGKRVGIIGTGKIGTEVARILTAFGVKILGFGRTENKEFLKYGEYYPLDEILTTSDFVSVHLPLTKATENFLSEEMLNLMKSDAVLINTSRGKVVDNNYLYHMLKKNKIQAAALDVFDVEPPLDTNTPLLSLKNCVLTPHIGYSTKEAITDRAKIVFNNILAFFKGEQNNKIL
- a CDS encoding DUF342 domain-containing protein, producing MNKNFDIVFENDNTLCYVKFHVKPIEFDKKELYDELELLRVVYGIEHDLINSYFDINNNINLKQNLLIAQGKKPTKGLDGKVEYLINDTKEISEDENGNINFYDVGVIKKMEAATPVVRIIDPQYGEAGVNVFGNEVPGLLGRNYPYGSIMGEGLVFNDNVIYSNRDGCYKKDSRGKITIANVIEVRGNLDFEIGNLDAPAIIVIHGDILPNFSCETKYDLEVFGVIENARINVGENLICRSGFVQGDEPIDVGKDIRVKYISNRNSISCKNLYVKENIFSSNILCKGHLEAKKVSGGEIWVKNEMIVSELGNEQFQNTIIRIGLGEEDARKMQIYEQDIELIENEIEQIKGEIRIVANEENSIQMARNNPWRKHDKLHKTKLYNKLVEIKEKVKSLEEKIDHLNEQKEKTEQMLKPYHQFIKLNKSRLIVTGELYPNVKIIINSTQVYEVSNQMKNVVITLDKFGEIKPFDNEGGVVLKGFRF
- a CDS encoding tetratricopeptide repeat protein, which encodes MSIQIKIALTVLFLLSFDICLFSEIKEQHLVNNPDSLFVLGKKEESLENYSVAIDYYKISMAYSDTSKSEVLRRLIDLFKKIGGYDNAIDLLKENLENVDSLYYNKELFDLSFLKNDLTNTIIYGEKLLKMLKSSDEVPNVLMKMGAVYIYDEQYDAALKLFVEAESKYKISSNLHGLANTYNNIGSVYSSMERYEEALEYFNKSLAIEQDSKNYTGEAISLNNIGVTLKNLGKFDEAKDYLFQAASISDAIDDVKSLSSTLLRIAEIFSIENDLESAESVLVDASSISSDLNDNILKLDVNYQLYKLYEITGEYYKALFHYKSYNSLKDSLFGENQSKNLKNLRILYETEKKDKQIAVLDKEKEIAIIDGEKQKVYRNYILSALVFIIIIAFLIYNRYSIKNRAHKELSIAHEKLVEANREIVEKNESIMSSIRYAERIQSAILPLIERMQSKYFETSILFMPKDIVSGDFYWHSLSGEYCFIAAVDCTGHGVPGAFMSMIGNTLLNKIVNERMIYDTAEILEELNREVKQALKQDNSENSTRDGMDVSLVRINMNNNEISFTGAKRPLYIVDVDGEFEEVKGDRKSIGGIEKREKSFSITTKKPIDGDLFVLTSDGYSGQQNVDGKKIGSVYLKELLAKNHNMSVTELNKLLLSELKSHKLEAEQNDDITVICIKFGSSING